Proteins encoded in a region of the Dorea longicatena genome:
- a CDS encoding sodium:solute symporter family protein: protein MAMKLLMLVIFFAIMVSVGIYARKHATSVDGYVLGGRSVGPWLTAFAYGTSYFSAVVFVGYAGQFGWKYGLASTWIGLGNAIIGSLLAWVVLGRRTKVMTQHLNSKTMPDFFGERYESKALKITASAIVFIFLVPYTASVYNGLSRLFGMAFNIPYKYCVIGMAVFTGIYVILGGYMATAINDFIQGIIMLGGIVAVILAVLNGQGGFIQAIKTMAEIPSDVPVTMGQPGAFTSFFGPDPLNLLGVVILTSLGTWGLPQMVGKFYAIKDEKSINTGTVISTLFASVISGGCYFLGGFGRLFDAPELHDEAGNMIFDGIIPHMLSTLPDILIGIVVVLVLSASMSTLASLVLTSSSTLTLDFLKDNVMKDMSEKKQVRTMQVMVVFFIVLSVVIAMDPPTFIAQLMGISWGALAGAFLAPFMYGLYWKGVTRAAVWASFAAGVGITVLNLFFHFIASPINAGAIAMVAGLIVVPVVSVLTPKLKKDRVDEIFACYDEKVTITKKRSLEQN, encoded by the coding sequence ATGGCGATGAAATTATTGATGCTGGTGATATTTTTTGCGATTATGGTATCGGTCGGCATCTATGCAAGAAAGCATGCGACAAGTGTAGACGGCTATGTATTGGGAGGAAGATCGGTAGGCCCCTGGCTTACGGCATTTGCGTATGGAACGTCATATTTCTCCGCAGTTGTATTCGTAGGATATGCAGGACAGTTTGGATGGAAATATGGTCTCGCATCTACATGGATCGGTCTTGGAAATGCGATTATCGGAAGTTTGCTGGCATGGGTTGTGCTCGGAAGACGTACCAAGGTTATGACACAGCATTTGAATTCTAAGACGATGCCGGATTTCTTTGGTGAGAGATACGAAAGCAAGGCGCTTAAGATTACAGCTTCTGCAATCGTATTTATATTCCTGGTTCCGTATACGGCTTCTGTATATAACGGATTGTCAAGGTTATTCGGAATGGCATTTAATATTCCTTATAAATATTGTGTGATCGGAATGGCAGTGTTTACGGGAATTTATGTTATTCTTGGCGGATACATGGCTACGGCGATCAATGACTTCATTCAGGGGATTATCATGCTGGGTGGTATCGTGGCAGTTATCCTGGCGGTATTAAATGGTCAGGGCGGATTTATTCAGGCAATTAAGACAATGGCAGAGATTCCAAGTGATGTGCCGGTGACAATGGGACAGCCGGGCGCATTTACTTCATTCTTTGGGCCGGATCCGTTAAATCTTCTGGGGGTTGTTATCTTAACTTCTCTTGGAACATGGGGACTTCCACAGATGGTTGGTAAGTTCTATGCGATTAAAGATGAAAAATCAATTAATACAGGAACTGTGATCTCTACGTTATTTGCGAGCGTGATCTCCGGAGGATGTTACTTCCTCGGAGGATTCGGAAGATTGTTTGATGCACCGGAATTACATGATGAGGCGGGCAATATGATCTTCGACGGAATCATTCCACATATGTTATCAACACTTCCGGATATCCTGATCGGTATCGTAGTAGTGCTGGTATTATCGGCTTCCATGTCAACCCTGGCTTCGCTGGTACTGACATCCAGCTCGACATTGACTTTGGATTTCTTAAAAGACAATGTGATGAAAGATATGAGTGAGAAGAAACAGGTACGAACCATGCAGGTGATGGTAGTATTCTTCATTGTATTATCAGTAGTGATTGCAATGGATCCACCTACATTCATTGCACAGCTTATGGGAATTTCCTGGGGTGCACTGGCCGGAGCATTCCTTGCACCGTTCATGTATGGATTGTACTGGAAAGGTGTGACAAGAGCCGCGGTCTGGGCAAGTTTTGCGGCAGGTGTCGGAATTACGGTTTTGAACCTCTTCTTCCACTTTATTGCATCTCCGATTAATGCAGGAGCAATTGCGATGGTAGCAGGACTGATCGTAGTGCCGGTAGTGAGTGTACTTACACCAAAACTTAAGAAAGACAGGGTGGATGAGATATTTGCCTGCTATGATGAGAAGGTTACAATCACCAAGAAACGTTCTCTGGAACAGAATTAA
- a CDS encoding OadG family transporter subunit: MKKKLSVLLCVLVAMLCFTACGSKKENLQYDKSTITQATDFLIEYCNSADADTIEQWNKMTDFQIESQLNQAGVPFTQDSFLAALDAWQQGTKECGEYVSHGDYKFEPSSDELKVTTSAKFKDRDADITFVFDENLYLDSTTIDAHYSIGEIMEKAGLNTILGMGTVFVILIFISILISLFKYIPALEAKFKNKGKAESTQEAAPAPAAVAAPVVEEASNDDELAAVISAAIAAYEAEAGGSTDGFVVRSIKRRPSNKWHA, translated from the coding sequence GTGAAGAAAAAATTAAGCGTATTACTTTGTGTGCTTGTCGCAATGCTCTGCTTTACCGCTTGCGGAAGTAAGAAAGAAAATCTTCAGTATGATAAATCAACCATCACACAGGCAACGGATTTTCTGATCGAGTATTGCAACAGTGCAGATGCAGATACTATCGAACAGTGGAACAAGATGACAGATTTCCAAATCGAGTCTCAGTTGAATCAGGCAGGAGTTCCATTTACGCAGGATAGTTTCCTTGCAGCTCTGGATGCATGGCAGCAGGGAACAAAAGAGTGTGGAGAATATGTAAGTCATGGTGATTACAAATTCGAGCCATCCTCTGATGAACTGAAAGTAACGACCAGTGCAAAATTCAAAGACCGTGATGCAGACATTACATTTGTTTTTGATGAGAACCTTTATCTGGACAGTACAACGATCGATGCACATTACAGCATCGGCGAGATCATGGAAAAAGCAGGACTTAATACAATCCTTGGTATGGGAACTGTATTCGTAATCCTGATCTTTATCTCTATTCTGATCTCTCTGTTCAAATATATCCCTGCTCTTGAAGCAAAATTCAAGAACAAAGGAAAAGCAGAAAGCACACAGGAAGCGGCACCGGCTCCGGCAGCAGTTGCAGCACCTGTAGTAGAAGAAGCATCTAACGATGATGAACTGGCAGCAGTTATTTCCGCAGCGATCGCAGCTTATGAAGCAGAAGCTGGTGGAAGCACAGACGGCTTCGTAGTAAGAAGCATCAAGCGTCGTCCATCAAATAAGTGGCACGCATAA
- the cytX gene encoding putative hydroxymethylpyrimidine transporter CytX, translated as MEEKRTGLFENGLIWFGAGVSIAEILTGTYLAPLGMGKGLAAIIVGHIIGCLMLFLAGVIGGKVRKSAMETVKMSFGQKGSVLFAVLNVLQLVGWTAIMIYDGALAADGVMHTGRWIWCLVIGALIILWIVIGITNLGKINTVAMAALFILTLILCKVIFTGSGAGTPSDDSMTFGAAVELAVAMPLSWLPLISDYTREAKEPVKATAVSAVTYGIVSCWMYVIGMGAAIITGEYDIAQIMLKAGLGILGLLIIVFSTVTTTFLDAYSAGISSETVVSRWNGKHVAIVVTVIGTAAAIVYPMDNITDFLYLIGSVFAPMIAIQIADFFLLKQDKSSRAVYVPNMIIWVIGFVVYRILMNVDMPVGNTLPDMVITIVLCLIAGKLIPEKNQKK; from the coding sequence ATGGAAGAGAAGCGTACCGGCTTATTTGAAAATGGTCTGATCTGGTTCGGCGCAGGGGTTTCGATCGCAGAGATCCTGACCGGAACATATCTGGCCCCGCTTGGCATGGGAAAAGGACTGGCAGCAATCATAGTAGGACATATCATTGGCTGTCTGATGCTTTTCCTGGCAGGAGTGATCGGTGGAAAAGTCAGAAAGAGTGCAATGGAGACTGTAAAGATGAGCTTTGGACAGAAAGGAAGTGTTCTGTTTGCGGTCCTGAATGTGTTGCAGCTTGTCGGCTGGACTGCGATCATGATCTATGACGGGGCACTGGCAGCAGACGGTGTGATGCATACCGGTAGATGGATCTGGTGCCTGGTGATCGGAGCGTTGATCATTCTGTGGATTGTGATCGGAATTACGAATCTGGGCAAGATCAATACTGTTGCGATGGCAGCATTATTTATCCTGACACTGATTCTGTGTAAGGTGATATTTACAGGAAGCGGGGCGGGAACACCGTCTGACGACAGTATGACATTTGGAGCAGCAGTAGAGCTTGCGGTTGCGATGCCATTATCGTGGCTGCCACTGATCAGTGATTACACAAGAGAGGCGAAGGAGCCGGTGAAAGCAACTGCAGTCAGTGCGGTTACATATGGAATCGTAAGCTGCTGGATGTATGTGATCGGAATGGGAGCTGCTATCATTACCGGAGAGTATGACATTGCACAGATCATGTTAAAGGCAGGTCTTGGCATCCTGGGACTTCTGATCATTGTATTTTCAACAGTTACAACCACTTTCCTGGATGCATACTCTGCTGGAATCTCCAGCGAGACGGTTGTAAGCAGATGGAACGGAAAGCATGTTGCTATCGTTGTGACAGTGATTGGAACGGCCGCAGCAATTGTATATCCGATGGATAATATAACAGATTTCCTGTATCTGATCGGTTCTGTATTTGCACCGATGATCGCTATTCAGATTGCTGATTTTTTCCTGTTAAAACAAGACAAGAGCAGTCGGGCAGTATATGTGCCGAATATGATCATCTGGGTGATTGGATTCGTTGTGTACAGAATTCTTATGAATGTAGATATGCCGGTGGGGAATACATTGCCGGATATGGTGATCACGATCGTCCTGTGTCTGATCGCCGGGAAATTAATACCTGAAAAAAATCAGAAAAAATAA
- a CDS encoding 2-isopropylmalate synthase, giving the protein MKNYQKYEKSYFMPPEVTYDWAKKDAVEQPPKWCSVDLRDGNQALIEPMSLDEKLEFFQMLVDIGFKEIEVGFPAASETEYQFMRTLIEKDMIPDDVTVQVLTQAREHIIKRTFEAVKGAPHAVIHLYNSTSVAQREQVFRKDKEQVKQLAIDGAKLLLKLANETDGNFTFEYSPESFHGTEVDYAVEVCNAVLDVWQPTADNKAIINIPTTVENAMPHTFACQLEYVHKHLKHRENVVLSLHPHNDRGCGVATAELGILAGADRIEGTLFGNGERTGNVDIITLGMNMYSQGVDPGLDFSNMRKIRATYERLTRMQVYDRQPYSGDLVFTAFSGSHQDAIAKGMAWRDEKKCDKWTVPYLPIDPKDVGREYDSDVIRINSQSGKGGVNYILMHSHGINLPKAMREEVGYMVKDVSDKAHKELTPDWVYQIFSDHYINTKSIFHIDECHFKQVDGITAEVTINHAGESKVITSNGNGRLDAVSNAIKQYFNISYELSFYEEHSLTKGSSSKAVAYVGIICNGKTFWGVGIDPDIIRASIEALIVAVNKIEELGSADACTDARMIEIMNYVQANYIDITLDDLAEKFFLSKPYLSKYIKEKSGMTFGDLVKKIRMKKAKALLKSSNMTVENIAMSVGYQNVEHFNRLFKKAYDMTPMQFRNQK; this is encoded by the coding sequence ATGAAGAATTATCAGAAATATGAGAAAAGTTATTTTATGCCGCCGGAGGTTACATATGACTGGGCGAAAAAAGATGCGGTAGAACAGCCTCCGAAGTGGTGTAGCGTAGACTTAAGAGATGGTAACCAGGCATTGATCGAACCAATGAGTCTGGATGAAAAGCTGGAGTTCTTCCAGATGCTGGTTGATATCGGATTTAAGGAGATTGAGGTTGGATTCCCGGCTGCTTCCGAGACAGAGTATCAGTTCATGAGAACTTTGATTGAGAAAGATATGATTCCGGATGATGTAACCGTTCAGGTCCTGACACAGGCAAGAGAACACATCATCAAGAGAACATTTGAAGCTGTAAAAGGAGCACCTCACGCAGTGATCCATTTATACAATTCTACCTCTGTTGCACAGAGAGAGCAGGTGTTCAGAAAAGATAAAGAACAGGTAAAACAACTTGCGATCGACGGGGCAAAATTACTTCTGAAGCTGGCTAATGAGACAGATGGTAACTTCACATTTGAATACAGTCCGGAAAGTTTCCACGGAACAGAAGTGGACTATGCCGTAGAAGTTTGTAACGCTGTTCTGGATGTATGGCAGCCGACAGCTGATAATAAAGCAATCATCAATATTCCTACAACTGTAGAAAATGCAATGCCTCATACATTTGCATGCCAGTTAGAGTATGTACATAAGCATTTGAAACACAGAGAGAATGTGGTACTTTCACTTCATCCACATAATGACAGAGGATGCGGAGTGGCAACTGCAGAACTGGGTATTCTTGCAGGAGCTGATCGTATCGAGGGTACATTGTTTGGAAACGGAGAACGTACCGGTAACGTTGATATCATCACACTTGGAATGAATATGTATTCCCAGGGTGTAGATCCGGGACTGGATTTCTCTAATATGAGAAAGATCCGCGCGACATATGAGCGTCTGACCAGAATGCAGGTATATGACCGTCAGCCATATTCCGGAGACCTGGTATTTACTGCATTTTCCGGATCACATCAGGATGCGATTGCCAAGGGTATGGCATGGAGAGATGAGAAGAAATGTGATAAATGGACAGTTCCGTATCTGCCGATCGATCCAAAAGATGTCGGAAGAGAGTATGATTCGGACGTTATCCGTATCAACAGTCAGTCTGGTAAGGGAGGCGTAAACTACATCTTAATGCACAGCCACGGAATCAATCTTCCAAAGGCGATGCGTGAAGAAGTAGGATATATGGTAAAAGATGTATCGGATAAAGCACACAAAGAGCTGACACCAGACTGGGTATACCAGATCTTCTCTGATCACTATATTAATACCAAATCCATCTTCCATATTGATGAGTGCCATTTTAAACAGGTAGACGGAATTACCGCAGAAGTGACGATCAATCATGCAGGAGAGAGTAAAGTGATCACTTCGAACGGAAATGGACGTCTGGACGCAGTAAGTAATGCAATTAAGCAGTATTTCAATATCAGCTATGAATTATCCTTCTACGAAGAACATTCGCTTACAAAGGGATCTTCTTCTAAGGCTGTTGCTTATGTGGGAATTATCTGCAACGGAAAGACATTTTGGGGTGTAGGAATCGATCCGGATATTATCAGAGCTTCCATTGAAGCCTTGATCGTTGCGGTAAATAAGATTGAAGAACTCGGGAGTGCTGATGCATGTACGGATGCAAGAATGATCGAGATCATGAATTATGTACAGGCAAATTATATTGACATTACATTAGATGACCTGGCAGAAAAATTCTTCCTGTCCAAACCTTATCTGTCAAAATACATTAAGGAAAAATCCGGAATGACATTTGGGGATCTGGTGAAGAAAATCCGCATGAAGAAAGCGAAAGCACTGCTCAAAAGCAGTAATATGACAGTCGAGAACATTGCAATGTCAGTCGGATATCAGAATGTTGAGCATTTCAACAGATTGTTCAAGAAAGCTTATGATATGACTCCGATGCAGTTTAGAAATCAGAAATAA
- a CDS encoding peptide MFS transporter — translation MENTKKKLPFGFYVCCLTFSFERLAYYAAKWGLSIFIVATAAHGGLGLDKSVGAAMSSNLVAFTYITPIIGGYIADRWISPRILVPVGEILMGLGYLCAWRATEANGIAMMWAMIILVSIGTGFFKGNVSGINGRLFPLADQDELDTVFNLQYMFVNIGSFCGTTFLSLIGTNAGYRTMFLVCGIFLFIDCVWWFVGMKSFGDAGKKPFLVDNRSENVEKADKEKDNAPLTKLEKNRVIAILIVTVFSGIFWLIWYMAYMPVYYEFGPVSQGGSGWANWNIGSFEMPTAWFDSMNGLLCIILCPIFAGIWAKMRQRPQGDWGMFTKTAIGIIILGLCTGSMVLAAALSGQGTKDPVGIWVIILASVCMSLGEVIFSPLGNAFISKYAPKKLLGTMLGVWPLIIFFSGKAYGPLYNWLGNFDFVKAYGVVTIIIVACGVIMLAFTKKFDKMVEGK, via the coding sequence ATGGAGAACACTAAGAAAAAATTACCATTTGGTTTCTATGTGTGCTGTCTGACTTTCTCTTTTGAAAGACTTGCATACTATGCAGCTAAATGGGGGCTTTCGATCTTTATCGTAGCCACAGCAGCTCACGGTGGTCTTGGACTTGACAAATCCGTTGGTGCTGCAATGAGTTCTAACCTGGTAGCATTTACTTATATCACACCTATCATCGGTGGATATATCGCTGACCGTTGGATTAGTCCGCGTATCCTTGTTCCTGTTGGTGAGATCCTTATGGGTCTTGGTTATCTGTGTGCTTGGAGAGCAACAGAAGCCAATGGTATCGCAATGATGTGGGCAATGATTATCCTCGTTTCTATCGGTACTGGTTTCTTCAAAGGAAACGTATCCGGTATCAACGGACGTCTCTTCCCATTAGCTGACCAGGATGAACTTGATACTGTATTCAATTTACAGTACATGTTCGTTAACATCGGATCATTCTGTGGTACTACATTCCTTTCACTGATTGGTACAAACGCTGGATACCGTACAATGTTCCTTGTTTGCGGAATCTTCCTGTTTATCGACTGTGTATGGTGGTTCGTTGGAATGAAATCTTTCGGCGATGCCGGAAAGAAACCATTCCTTGTTGATAACCGTTCTGAGAATGTTGAAAAAGCAGACAAAGAAAAGGACAATGCACCACTTACGAAGCTTGAGAAAAACCGTGTTATCGCAATCCTGATCGTAACCGTATTCTCTGGTATCTTCTGGCTGATCTGGTACATGGCTTACATGCCTGTTTACTATGAATTCGGTCCAGTATCTCAGGGAGGATCTGGATGGGCTAACTGGAACATCGGTTCCTTCGAGATGCCTACTGCCTGGTTCGACTCAATGAACGGACTTCTTTGTATCATTCTTTGCCCTATCTTCGCAGGTATCTGGGCTAAGATGAGACAGCGTCCACAGGGTGACTGGGGAATGTTCACAAAGACTGCTATCGGAATTATCATCCTTGGTCTTTGTACAGGATCTATGGTTCTTGCCGCTGCACTTTCAGGACAGGGAACAAAAGATCCAGTTGGTATCTGGGTAATCATCCTGGCATCTGTATGTATGTCACTTGGAGAGGTTATCTTCTCACCACTTGGAAATGCTTTCATCAGCAAATATGCTCCAAAGAAACTTCTTGGAACAATGCTTGGTGTATGGCCACTGATCATCTTCTTCTCTGGTAAAGCTTACGGACCACTTTATAACTGGCTCGGAAACTTCGACTTCGTCAAAGCATATGGTGTTGTTACAATCATCATCGTTGCCTGCGGAGTTATCATGTTAGCATTTACTAAGAAGTTCGACAAGATGGTTGAAGGTAAATAA
- a CDS encoding phosphotransferase, translating to MKSLLILGAGGFGRMVAETAQALGYEKVVFLDDAVKDEPVIGMCCDYEIRHKEYPVAVAAFGNNKMRLYWTDKLLEAGYEVPAIVHPSAVVSPSAVLEPGCFVMQRAVVNTNTRIGRAVLVNSGAIVDHNSVVCAGAHVGLGSVVKSDCTIESGCKVEAGEVIFSTRRKIEGVDSRSLEDAVYAFGFGQQCSYVKPFGEGHINETYAVYMPGADGKDTPLYVLQRININVFKNPDQVMANIFGVTEYLRSMIREEGGDLDREALSYIKTKSGESYFEDADGQPWRCLHYVPDSVCYQMVERPEQFYQSALSFGHFLKQLGDYPAESLYETIPKFHDTVKRFRDFKDALRKDVKNRARLCREEIEFVLAREDDCGVLMKQLEEGILPLRVTHNDTKLNNILFDKNTGEGLCIIDLDTIMPGLAANDFGDSIRFGASTAEEDEKDLNKVHFDIELYRIYVKGYLEMAKDVLTPAENASLPWGARLMTLECGMRFLADFLQGDVYFKTTYPEHNLVRARTQFRLVKEMEEQFDQMQEIVETF from the coding sequence ATGAAAAGTTTGCTGATTCTCGGTGCAGGCGGATTCGGCCGGATGGTAGCGGAGACTGCGCAGGCACTGGGGTATGAAAAGGTTGTATTTTTGGATGATGCGGTGAAGGATGAACCGGTCATCGGAATGTGCTGTGATTATGAGATCAGACATAAGGAGTATCCGGTGGCAGTAGCAGCATTTGGAAATAACAAGATGCGTCTGTACTGGACGGACAAATTGCTGGAAGCGGGGTATGAGGTACCGGCAATCGTGCATCCGTCTGCAGTTGTAAGTCCGAGTGCGGTGCTGGAACCGGGCTGCTTTGTGATGCAGAGAGCGGTGGTAAATACCAATACCCGGATCGGACGTGCGGTGCTGGTGAACAGCGGGGCGATCGTAGATCACAATTCAGTAGTATGTGCCGGAGCGCATGTCGGACTGGGGAGTGTTGTAAAGTCAGACTGTACGATCGAGAGCGGATGTAAAGTGGAGGCAGGAGAAGTGATCTTCTCAACCAGAAGGAAGATCGAGGGCGTGGACAGCCGGAGTCTGGAAGATGCCGTGTACGCATTTGGTTTCGGGCAGCAGTGCAGTTATGTGAAGCCGTTCGGAGAAGGCCACATCAATGAGACTTATGCAGTCTATATGCCGGGCGCAGATGGAAAGGATACGCCGCTCTATGTTTTGCAGCGCATCAATATTAATGTATTCAAGAACCCGGATCAGGTAATGGCGAATATATTCGGCGTTACGGAGTATCTGCGCAGTATGATCCGTGAGGAAGGCGGAGATCTGGACAGAGAGGCATTGTCTTATATTAAGACAAAATCAGGAGAGAGCTATTTTGAAGATGCGGACGGACAGCCATGGCGCTGCCTGCATTATGTACCGGATTCTGTGTGCTATCAGATGGTGGAGAGACCGGAACAGTTCTATCAGTCGGCACTCAGCTTTGGCCATTTTCTGAAGCAGCTGGGGGATTATCCGGCCGAGAGTCTCTATGAGACGATTCCGAAGTTCCACGATACGGTGAAGCGTTTCCGTGATTTCAAAGATGCACTGCGGAAAGATGTGAAGAACAGGGCAAGACTTTGCCGTGAAGAAATAGAGTTTGTACTGGCACGCGAGGATGACTGCGGTGTCCTTATGAAGCAGCTTGAGGAAGGAATACTTCCGCTCCGTGTGACGCACAACGATACCAAGCTGAATAACATTTTGTTTGATAAGAATACAGGAGAGGGACTGTGCATCATCGATCTGGACACGATCATGCCGGGACTTGCGGCAAATGACTTTGGTGATTCCATCCGGTTCGGGGCATCGACAGCGGAAGAAGATGAGAAGGATCTGAACAAGGTGCACTTTGATATAGAGCTTTACCGCATCTACGTGAAAGGGTATCTGGAGATGGCGAAGGATGTACTGACACCGGCGGAGAACGCCAGTCTTCCGTGGGGAGCGAGACTTATGACGCTGGAATGCGGTATGCGTTTTCTTGCTGACTTCCTCCAGGGCGATGTATATTTCAAAACAACTTATCCAGAACACAATCTTGTTCGGGCAAGAACACAGTTCAGGCTTGTAAAAGAGATGGAAGAACAGTTTGATCAGATGCAGGAAATCGTTGAGACGTTCTGA
- a CDS encoding acyl-CoA carboxylase subunit beta, which produces MGNMAADNAAGKRINSLLDAGSFVEIGGAVTARTTDFNMQEKETPADGVITGYGVIDGNLVYVYSQDATVLNGAIGEMHAKKISNIYDMAMKMGAPVIGLVDCAGFRLQEATDALEAFGKLYQKQSMASGVIPQITAIFGTCGGGLSIVPALTDFTFMETKNGKLFTNTPNAIPGNDISKCDTSSAKFQSETTGLVDGIGSEEEILADIRSLVCMLPSNNEEDSSYEECNDDLNRVCADLANAKEDTAIALTMISDDNIFCEVKKAYAKDMVAGFIKLNGMTVGAVANRSKVYNEEAEVEAEFDGSLSADGAEKAAEFVQFCDAFNIPVLTLTNVSGFTASEYDEKRIAKSAAKLTYAFADATVPKVNVVIGKAFGSAYVTMNSKAVGADMVYAWPEAEIGMMDANQAAKIMYADADAATIREKAAEYKNLQSSPLSAAKRGYVDTIIEAADTRKYVIGAFEMLFTKREDRPVKKHGTV; this is translated from the coding sequence ATGGGCAACATGGCAGCAGACAATGCAGCAGGTAAGAGAATCAACAGTTTACTTGATGCAGGCAGTTTTGTTGAGATCGGTGGAGCTGTAACAGCAAGAACAACTGATTTTAACATGCAGGAAAAAGAAACTCCAGCAGACGGTGTTATCACCGGATATGGAGTGATCGATGGAAATCTGGTATACGTATACAGCCAGGACGCTACTGTTTTAAATGGTGCGATCGGTGAGATGCATGCAAAGAAGATTTCTAATATCTACGATATGGCAATGAAGATGGGAGCACCGGTCATCGGATTGGTTGACTGCGCCGGATTCAGACTGCAGGAAGCTACAGATGCTTTAGAGGCATTTGGAAAACTTTATCAGAAACAGTCAATGGCTTCCGGAGTGATCCCTCAGATCACAGCAATCTTCGGAACATGTGGCGGTGGACTTTCTATCGTACCTGCTCTGACAGATTTCACATTCATGGAGACAAAGAATGGTAAATTATTTACCAATACTCCAAATGCAATTCCGGGAAATGACATTTCTAAATGTGATACATCTTCCGCAAAATTCCAGAGTGAGACAACCGGTCTTGTAGACGGAATCGGATCTGAAGAAGAGATTCTTGCAGATATCCGTTCTCTCGTATGCATGTTACCAAGCAACAACGAAGAGGATTCTTCTTATGAAGAATGTAACGATGATCTGAACCGTGTATGTGCAGACCTTGCTAATGCAAAAGAAGACACAGCGATTGCTCTTACAATGATCTCTGATGACAACATCTTCTGCGAAGTGAAGAAAGCATATGCAAAAGATATGGTGGCAGGATTCATCAAACTGAATGGTATGACTGTAGGTGCAGTTGCAAACCGTTCAAAAGTATATAACGAAGAAGCTGAAGTAGAGGCTGAATTTGACGGCTCTCTTTCTGCTGACGGAGCTGAAAAGGCTGCAGAATTCGTACAGTTCTGTGATGCATTCAACATCCCTGTACTGACACTTACAAATGTAAGCGGATTTACAGCAAGCGAATACGATGAGAAACGTATTGCAAAATCAGCAGCAAAACTTACTTATGCATTTGCAGATGCAACAGTACCGAAGGTAAATGTTGTGATCGGTAAAGCATTCGGAAGTGCTTATGTGACAATGAACAGCAAAGCAGTCGGAGCAGATATGGTATATGCATGGCCGGAAGCAGAGATTGGAATGATGGACGCAAACCAGGCAGCCAAGATCATGTATGCAGACGCTGATGCAGCAACAATCAGAGAAAAAGCAGCAGAATATAAGAATCTGCAGTCAAGCCCATTATCAGCAGCGAAAAGAGGATATGTGGATACAATCATCGAAGCAGCAGATACAAGAAAATATGTGATCGGCGCATTCGAGATGTTATTCACAAAAAGAGAGGATCGTCCGGTAAAGAAACACGGTACGGTTTAG
- a CDS encoding methylglyoxal synthase yields MLNDNFVTFEIGKAKHIALVAHDGKKKELIEWCDKNKEILKGHFLCGTGTTARLIAEKTGLPVKGYNSGPLGGDQQVGAKIVEGQIDFMIFLWDPLEAQPHDPDVRALSRIAVLYDIPTANNLATADFMLKSEFMNSTYERKVENFNKTIQDRVEKMK; encoded by the coding sequence ATGTTAAACGATAATTTTGTAACATTTGAAATTGGAAAAGCAAAGCATATCGCACTCGTTGCCCATGATGGTAAGAAAAAAGAACTGATCGAATGGTGCGACAAGAATAAGGAAATCTTAAAAGGTCATTTCTTATGCGGTACAGGTACAACCGCACGTCTGATCGCAGAGAAGACCGGGCTTCCGGTAAAGGGATATAACAGCGGCCCGCTCGGAGGAGATCAGCAGGTCGGAGCGAAGATCGTAGAAGGACAGATCGACTTTATGATCTTCCTGTGGGATCCGTTAGAGGCACAGCCGCACGATCCGGATGTAAGAGCATTATCCCGTATTGCCGTACTTTACGATATTCCTACAGCTAACAATCTTGCAACAGCAGATTTCATGCTGAAGTCTGAATTTATGAATTCTACATATGAAAGAAAGGTAGAGAACTTTAACAAGACCATTCAGGACAGAGTGGAGAAGATGAAATAG